The following proteins come from a genomic window of Achromobacter sp. AONIH1:
- the typA gene encoding translational GTPase TypA: MTRALRNVAIIAHVDHGKTTLVDQLLRQSGTFRENQALTERVMDSNDLEKERGITILAKNCAVEYQGTHINIVDTPGHADFGGEVERVLSMVDGVLLLVDAVEGPMPQTIFVTRKALALGLKPIVVVNKVDRPGARTDFVINATFDLFDKLGATDEQLDFPVVYASGLSGYAGLTPDVREGDMRPLFDAILQHVPQRDDDPNAPLQMQIISLDYSSYVGKIGVGRINRGRMRPGMEIAYKFGPEGQGGRGRINQVLKFHGLERVVVDEAEAGDIVLINGIEEIGIGSTVMDPVAQEPLPMLRIDEPTLTMNFMVNTSPLAGREGKFVTSRQLRDRLDRELKSNVALRVRDTGDDTVFEVSGRGELHLTILLETMRREGYELAVSRPRVVFKEIDGVKCEPFESLTIDVEDAHQGGVMEELGRRKGDLQDMQPDGRGRTRLEYLIPARGLIGFQNEFLTLTRGTGLMSHIFHEYAPIKEGSIGERRNGVLISQDNGDAVAYALWKLQDRGRMFVNPGEALYEGMIIGIHSRDNDLVVNPIKGKQLTNVRASGTDEAVRLVPPIQMSLEYAVEFIDDDELVELTPKSIRLRKRYLQEHERKRAARESAV, translated from the coding sequence ATGACTCGCGCCCTGCGCAACGTCGCCATCATTGCCCACGTGGACCACGGCAAGACCACCCTGGTCGACCAGCTGCTGCGCCAATCGGGCACCTTCCGCGAAAACCAGGCGCTGACCGAACGGGTCATGGACTCGAACGACCTGGAAAAGGAACGCGGCATCACCATTCTGGCCAAGAACTGTGCCGTCGAATACCAGGGCACGCACATCAACATCGTCGACACCCCGGGACACGCGGACTTCGGCGGTGAAGTCGAGCGCGTGCTGTCCATGGTGGACGGCGTGCTGCTGCTGGTCGATGCGGTCGAAGGCCCGATGCCCCAGACCATCTTCGTGACCCGTAAGGCGCTGGCCCTGGGCCTGAAGCCCATCGTCGTGGTCAACAAGGTCGACCGTCCGGGCGCGCGCACCGACTTCGTCATCAACGCCACGTTCGACCTGTTCGACAAGCTGGGCGCCACCGACGAGCAGCTGGACTTCCCGGTGGTGTACGCCTCGGGCCTGTCGGGCTATGCCGGCCTGACCCCCGACGTGCGCGAGGGTGACATGCGCCCGCTGTTCGACGCCATCCTGCAGCACGTGCCGCAGCGCGACGACGATCCCAACGCCCCGCTGCAGATGCAGATCATCTCGCTGGACTACAGCAGCTACGTGGGCAAGATCGGCGTCGGCCGCATCAACCGTGGCCGCATGCGTCCCGGCATGGAAATCGCCTACAAGTTCGGCCCCGAAGGCCAGGGCGGTCGTGGCCGCATCAACCAGGTGCTGAAGTTCCATGGCCTGGAGCGCGTGGTGGTGGATGAAGCCGAAGCCGGCGACATCGTGCTGATCAACGGCATCGAGGAAATCGGCATCGGTTCCACCGTGATGGATCCGGTGGCGCAGGAGCCGCTGCCGATGCTGCGCATCGACGAGCCCACGCTGACCATGAACTTCATGGTCAATACCTCGCCGCTGGCCGGCCGCGAAGGCAAGTTCGTGACCAGCCGCCAGCTGCGCGACCGCCTGGACCGCGAACTGAAGTCCAACGTGGCGCTGCGCGTGCGCGACACGGGCGACGACACCGTGTTCGAAGTGTCCGGTCGCGGCGAACTGCACCTGACCATCCTGCTGGAAACGATGCGCCGCGAAGGCTACGAGCTGGCCGTGTCGCGTCCGCGCGTGGTGTTCAAGGAAATCGATGGCGTCAAGTGCGAGCCGTTCGAGTCGCTGACCATCGACGTCGAAGACGCCCACCAGGGCGGCGTCATGGAAGAGCTGGGCCGCCGCAAGGGCGACCTGCAGGACATGCAGCCGGACGGCCGTGGCCGCACCCGCCTGGAATACCTGATCCCGGCCCGTGGCCTGATCGGCTTCCAGAACGAGTTCCTGACGCTGACGCGCGGCACGGGCCTGATGAGCCACATCTTCCACGAATACGCGCCCATCAAGGAAGGCTCGATCGGCGAGCGCCGCAACGGTGTGCTGATCAGCCAGGACAACGGCGACGCCGTGGCCTACGCGCTGTGGAAGCTGCAGGATCGCGGCCGCATGTTCGTGAACCCGGGCGAAGCGCTGTACGAAGGCATGATCATCGGCATCCACAGCCGCGACAACGACCTGGTCGTGAACCCGATCAAGGGCAAGCAGCTGACCAACGTGCGCGCCTCCGGCACGGACGAAGCGGTGCGCCTGGTGCCGCCGATCCAGATGTCGCTGGAATACGCCGTCGAATTCATCGACGACGACGAACTGGTCGAACTGACGCCCAAGTCGATCCGCCTGCGCAAGCGCTACCTGCAAGAGCACGAGCGCAAGCGCGCCGCCCGCGAATCGGCGGTGTAA
- a CDS encoding 4-oxalocrotonate tautomerase translates to MPHIVVHLSGQPDPTVSRRVVESVAGLTQSVLGKKLPVIAITLQYIPHEQWFIGGQALSELGRNAFHLDISVTDETNTKAEKARYIQDIYDAFRGILGELHECSYVHVIDARAAAYGYGGRTQEYRHQHG, encoded by the coding sequence ATGCCCCACATCGTCGTCCACCTGTCCGGCCAACCCGATCCCACCGTCAGCCGCCGCGTCGTCGAATCCGTCGCCGGCCTGACGCAGTCCGTGCTGGGCAAGAAGCTGCCGGTCATCGCCATCACGCTGCAGTACATCCCTCATGAACAATGGTTCATCGGCGGGCAGGCGCTGTCCGAACTGGGCAGGAACGCCTTCCACCTGGACATCAGCGTCACCGACGAGACCAACACCAAGGCGGAGAAGGCGCGCTACATCCAGGATATCTACGATGCCTTCCGGGGCATCCTGGGCGAGCTGCACGAGTGCTCGTATGTACACGTGATCGATGCGCGCGCCGCGGCGTATGGGTATGGCGGCCGGACGCAGGAATACCGGCATCAGCACGGCTGA
- a CDS encoding LysR family transcriptional regulator, which produces MAGFDLDQLRTLVAVLDAGSLTAAAPRVFLSQSSVSEQMRKLEERAGQPLLLRGKNGVTATPAGLRLLEHARAILALSDAAYRDLRGVPMRGELNLCITDYFRPGDVARMLRRLNEQYPQLRLYVRIMKSGEIESAYARGGIDVGVSMVVQEDGAADGIPAGEMLRREPLMWMAAQGARPGCDPLPLLALPETCALRQYAERTLTRGGIAYAVAHVASGVAGLQLALAAGLGVACLNESALALGIARLDAPDLPALPQAAFRVLPARPGEDAFVARAREVITQALR; this is translated from the coding sequence ATGGCCGGTTTCGATCTGGATCAGCTACGCACCCTGGTCGCCGTGCTGGATGCGGGCAGCCTGACCGCCGCCGCCCCGCGCGTGTTCCTGTCGCAATCCTCGGTCAGCGAGCAGATGCGCAAGCTTGAGGAGCGCGCCGGCCAGCCGCTGTTGTTGCGCGGCAAGAATGGCGTGACGGCGACGCCAGCGGGCCTGCGCCTGCTGGAACATGCCCGCGCCATCCTGGCGCTCAGCGACGCGGCCTATCGCGACCTGCGCGGCGTGCCCATGCGCGGCGAGCTGAACCTGTGCATCACGGATTATTTCCGTCCCGGCGATGTGGCGCGCATGCTGCGCCGGCTGAACGAGCAATATCCGCAGTTGCGGCTGTACGTCAGGATCATGAAGAGCGGCGAGATCGAGAGCGCCTATGCGCGCGGCGGCATCGACGTGGGCGTGTCCATGGTCGTCCAGGAGGACGGCGCGGCGGACGGAATCCCGGCAGGCGAGATGCTGCGGCGCGAACCCTTGATGTGGATGGCGGCGCAAGGCGCGCGGCCAGGATGCGACCCGCTGCCGCTGCTGGCCCTGCCCGAGACCTGTGCGTTGCGTCAGTACGCCGAGCGCACCCTGACCCGTGGCGGCATCGCCTATGCCGTGGCGCACGTGGCCTCAGGCGTGGCCGGCCTGCAACTGGCGCTGGCGGCGGGGTTGGGCGTGGCCTGCCTGAACGAGTCGGCGCTGGCGCTGGGCATCGCGCGGCTGGATGCGCCGGACCTGCCGGCGTTGCCGCAGGCGGCGTTCCGGGTGCTGCCTGCCCGGCCCGGCGAGGATGCCTTCGTCGCCAGGGCGCGCGAGGTAATCACGCAGGCCCTGCGCTGA
- a CDS encoding TIGR00730 family Rossman fold protein gives MSEIRTAAEKLAHIGPAVSVFGSARVSRNSPHYETTVAISKALAQAGFAVIAGGGPGIMEAANKGAFEAGGTSIGLNISLPHEAHNNEYQTISLSFEYFFSRKATFFMHSFAYVAMPGGFGTLDELFEALTLIQTGKVPPAPIVLVGSEYWSGLVEWLGAQLLSNGMIGAHDLNLFIIEDDPQKVVRKVAEFHAQVSNADARYAPSLPA, from the coding sequence ATGTCAGAGATACGGACAGCGGCAGAAAAGCTCGCACACATCGGGCCCGCGGTCAGTGTCTTCGGCAGCGCACGCGTCAGTCGCAACTCCCCGCACTATGAAACCACCGTCGCCATCTCCAAGGCCCTGGCGCAGGCCGGTTTCGCCGTCATCGCCGGGGGCGGCCCCGGCATCATGGAAGCGGCCAACAAGGGCGCATTCGAAGCGGGCGGCACCAGCATCGGGCTGAACATCAGCCTGCCGCACGAGGCCCACAACAACGAATACCAGACCATCAGCCTGTCATTCGAGTACTTCTTCTCGCGCAAGGCCACCTTTTTCATGCACAGCTTCGCCTACGTGGCGATGCCGGGCGGCTTCGGCACCCTGGACGAGCTCTTCGAAGCGTTGACGCTGATCCAGACCGGCAAGGTGCCGCCCGCGCCCATCGTGCTGGTGGGCAGCGAATACTGGTCCGGCCTGGTCGAATGGCTGGGCGCGCAGCTGCTGAGCAACGGCATGATCGGCGCCCACGACCTGAACCTGTTCATCATCGAGGACGATCCGCAAAAGGTCGTGCGCAAGGTGGCGGAATTCCACGCCCAGGTCAGCAACGCCGACGCGCGCTACGCGCCCTCGCTGCCAGCTTGA